The DNA segment CCCGAGGCTTCATCGCTTCGGGTTTTTTTATGCCTGTCAAAAAATCCGTTACGGCATGAGATTTGACGCCAAGCCTTTGAAAAGGCTATAATTTTCGGTTCTTCCATTTGCTCAGGAAGAAAATACAAGGTTGAGTCCGCAAAACGCCTGCTGTTGGCCGCGCGGAACCGCCAATATTGAGCATTCATCCCTTTAGGAAGTCATCATGAAAACCTTTTCCGCAAAAGGCCACGAGGTCCAGCGCGACTGGTTCGTGGTTGACGCGACGGACAAAGTCCTCGGACGTGTTGCCAGCGAAGTGGCACTCCGACTGCGCGGCAAGCACAAACCCGAATTTACTCCGCACGTCGACACGGGCGATTTCATCGTCGTGATCAATGCAGGCAAACTGCGTGTCACCGGCACCAAAGCCCTGAACAAGAAGTACTACCGTCACTCGGGTTACCCGGGCGGTATCTACGAAACCAATTTCGAGAAAATGCAAGCGCGTTTTCCCGGTCGCGCGCTGGAGAAGGCTGTCAAGGGCATGCTGCCCAAGGGCCCGCTCGGCTACGCGATGATCAAGAAGCTCAAAGTGTATGCGGAAGCATCGCACCCGCACGCTGCCCAGCAACCCCAAGCACTCGAACTGTAAGGAACGGACATGATCGGTAACTACAACTACGGAACCGGCCGTCGCAAGAGTGCAGTGGCTCGCGTCTTCATCAAGGCAGGCAGCGGCAAGATCACTGTCAACGGCAAACCCGCTTCCGAATACTTTTCGCGCGAAACCGGCCTGATGGTCATCCGCCAGCCGCTGGAATTGACCAGCAACCTGGAAACGTTCGACATCATGGTCAACGTCCATGGCGGCGGCGAATCCGGCCAGTCGGGTGCTGTGCGTCACGGCATCACCCGCGCCCTGATCGATTACGACGCCACGCTGAAACCGGAACTGTCGAAAGCAGGCTTCGTTACCCGCGATGCACGTGAAGTCGAGCGTAAGAAAGTCGGTCTGCGCAAGGCACGTCGCGCAAAGCAATTCTCCAAGCGTTAATCATCGCGCTTCGGAACATCAAAGCCGCCAGGTTTGCGCCTGGCGGCTTTTTTCATGCCGCGCGCCGTGGCGGACGAAATACCTGGGCATCGGCATAGAACGCCTCGTCCTGCCCCGCCCACCAGCCAGGCACACCCAGCACCGGCAAGGGCGTGAAGTCGCCGGTCGCAAATCCCCCCTGCAATTGCCGCGTCACTGCTTCATCGATCCATGCGCGTTGCTGCGGCGCCGAAAGCGTAAAAAACGCCGGCTGCACCGGCACGCCCCAGGTATGCGCCGTGATGGCCTTGTACGGGGTAACCAGTTTTTCCATGATGGCGTGACCAAACAGGAAGATCTGCACCGAGCGTCCCACGGCACCGCGCTGGTCCAGCAAGGCATCCCGCCAGCGATGCGCGCGCAAGGCGGTTGCCCAGTCCGGATCGGCGCATAACAGCAACGCAGCATTCTCGTCGAAGATCGTCGCCGCATCCCGCAACTTGCCGCGGGTACCCTCCGGACTGCCATCGGCGCCAGCGCAAGCCGACCGGCGGGCAATTTCGGCTGCCTGCAATGCATTCAATTGTTTCTTGATAGTGGGGAATGTCAGCCAGACCAGCGCATTGAAAAAATCATGCAGGTTCTCGCGCGTCGGCACGGCGCCCTCTGCACTGATGAAGGCTTCATAGGCCACGCCGGGAGGCAGTTCGGCTTGCGGCACAAAATGGATCGGCAAGCCACGGTGATTGACCAGCCCGGCCTCACGCGCAGCATTGTCGAGCGCCGCACGCCAGTCTGGCGCCGCCAGGATCGGTTGCGCCGCCGGCAGCAGCGGCGCGAGCCAGGGCTGGCGCCAGTCGATACCCTGCAGGAAAGATGCCGCCATGACGCAGCCTGTTACAGTTATGCCAGCTTCCAGGCCATCGTCTCGCCGGCATTCAGCGGCACCAGGCTCGAATCGCCAAAAGGCAATTCCGCCGGCAGGGTCCAGTCCTCGCGCAATAGCGTCACGCTGCCGCTATTGCGCGGCAAGCCATAAAACGCCGGCCCATTGAAGCTGGCAAAGGCTTCCAGCCTGTCCAGCGCGCCAGCGGCGGCAAAGGCTTGCGCGTACAGTTCCAGCGCATGCAAGGCAGTGTAACAGCCGGCACAACCGCAGGCATGTTCCTTCAATCCCTTCGGATGTGGCGCGGAATCGGTGCCGAGGAAGAATTTTGGATTACCCGACGTTGCGGCTTTGACCAGTGCCTGGCGATGCTCTTCACGCTTCAGGATCGGCAGGCAGTAATAATGCGGACGGATGCCGCCCTTGAAAATTTCATTGCGATTGTATAGCAGGTGATGCGCCGTGATCGTAGCGCCAACGAAGCGGTCAGCCGCTGCGACATACTCGGCGGCGTCGCGCGTGGTGATATGTTCGAACACCACTTTCAATTCCGGCAAGGCGCGGCGCAAGGGCTGCATGACACGCTCGATGAAGACTGCCTCGCGGTCGAATACATCGACCGCCGGATCGGTCACCTCGCCGTGCACCAGCAGCGGCAAGCCGACTTCCTGCATGACTTCCAGGGTCTTGTAGCATTTCGTCAAATCGGTCACGCCGGCGTCCGAGTTGGTAGTGGCACCGGCCGGGTACAGCTTCAGGGCATGGATGAAGCCGCTGTCTTTGGCGCGGCGAATTTCATCGGGCGGGGTATTGTCCGTCAGGTACAACACCATCAGCGGCTCGAATTGCAGCCCTGCCGGCAGCGCCGCCAGGATCCGCGTGCGGTAGGCGCCGGCAAGCTCGGTGGTGGTCACCGGCGGCTTCAGGTTCGGCATGACGATGGCGCGCGCAAACTGGCGCGCCGTATGCGGCAAGACATCGGCAAGCACGGCGCCGTCGCGCAAGTGCAGGTGCCAGTCGTCGGGACGGGTGATGGTAATGCTTTGTGGAAGGTTGGCTGGGGTTGGCATGGCGGCTCGCTGGCTCTTACTGTCGAGCCGCCATTTTACCTTCTATCAGGGGTACAGGCCGCGCATCTCGTGCGCCTGCAAGACGCGGCTGCAGCCAACGATGAATGCGGCCGTGCGCAGCGAGACCTTGCGATCCTCGGCCAGTTGCCAGACGGCGGCGAAGGCTTCGCGCATGATGCGCGTCAGGCGCTGGTTGATTTCATCCTCGGTCCAGAAAAAACTGGAAAAATCCTGCACCCATTCGAAATAGCTGACGGTCACGCCACCGGCGTTGGCGATCACGTCGGGCACGATCAGCACGCCCTTGTCATGCAGGATATCGTCCGCGGCAGGCGTCGTCGGACCATTGGCGCCTTCGACAATGATGCTGGCGCGGATGGCCTGGGCATTGGAAGCGGTGATCTGCTGCTCCAGCGCCGCAGGCACGAGGATATCGCAATCGGTTGCCCAGAACGCATCCTGCTCTTGCACGGCGTCGGCGCCGGCGAAACCGGCCACCGTACCGCATTCGCCCACGTGCGCCAGCAGCGCGCCGATATCCAGTCCGCTCTCGCGCACCACGGTGCCGGCATGGTCCTGCACGGCGACGACCTTCGCGCCGGCCTCGGTAAACAGGCGCGCAGCGACGCTGCCTACATTGCCGAAGCCCTGGATGGCAATGCGCGCACCCTGGATTTCCAATCCGCGCCGGGTGGCGGCTTCGCAGGCCACCACGTAGAGGCCCCGACCGGTGGCGGCCTGGCGACCGAGGCTGCCGCCGAGCGACACCGGCTTGCCCGTCACCACGCCCGACACCGTGTTGCCGGCATTCATGGAATAGGTATCCATCATCCACGCCATGACCTGTTCGTTGGTATTGACGTCCGGCGCCGGAATATCCTTGGTCGGGCCGATGATGATGCCGATCTCGCTGGTGTAGCGTCGCGTCATGCGCTCGAGTTCGCCGCGCGAGAGCGTTTTCGGATCGACCCGGATGCCGCCCTTGGCGCCGCCATACGGCACATTGACGGCAGCATTCTTGACCGTCATCCAGGCCGACAGCGCCATCACTTCCGACAGGGTGACGCTCTGGTGAAAACGCACGCCGCCCTTGCCAGGACCACGCGCGGTATTGTGCTGCACCCGGTATCCCTCAAAATGCGCAATCGAGCCATCGTCGCGCCGGATCGGCACATCGACTGCGAGGATCAGCTTGGGGCGCTTCAGGGTTTCCACCAGCGGCGCCAGCGTGCCGAGGTAGGGTGTGACACGATCGATCTGCTCGAGATAGACCCCCCACGGGCCGATGTCGTGCTGCGTCAGGTAACTGGGGATTTGATGGGAAGCAGGCATGCGTCTTCTCCGTGATCGGCTGGTTTGGTCTGGAACCCGGCACTGCAATCAGGAACCATCTTAGCAAGGAACTGGCCGCCTTGGCCTGCCCTGCCACCGACTTACGACATTTATGCCACAGCGTCTGTCGCATCCAGGGTGTCGACTTCGCCGGCATCCGCCTCCGGCGCCTTGCGCGCCTGCTGCCGGGCCCACATTTGCGCATAGGCCCCCTGCGCCGCCAGCAAGCTGGCGTGCGTGCCCCGCTCGACGATCCTGCCATGCTCCAGCACCAGGATCTGGGCAGCATCGGCAATGGTCGACAGGCGATGTGCAATCACCAGCGTGGTCCGGTTCCTGGCGATTTCATGCAATTGCTCCTGGATCGCCTGTTCGGACTTGGTGTCGAGCGCCGAAGTCGCCTCGTCGAAAATCAGGATCGGCGGATTTTTCAGCAAGGTGCGCGCAATCGCCACGCGCTGCTTTTCGCCGCCCGACAATTTCAGGCCGCGCTCGCCCACCATGGTGTCGTATCCCTCCGGCAGCGACACGATGAAGTCATGAATCGCCGCGGCCCTTGCGGCAGCAATGATTTCCTCCTTCGAGGCGCCCGGCTTACCGTAGGCAATGTTGTATTCGATCGTGTCATTGAACAGCACCGTATCCTGCGGCACGATGCCGATGGCCTGGCGCAGCGAAGCTTGCGTGACGTCGCGCAACTCCTGGCCATCGATGCTGATGCGCCCGGACTGAACGTCATAGAAACGGAACAGCAGGCGTGACAAGGTCGATTTGCCGGAGCCGCTGTGGCCGACCACGGCGGTGGTGGTGCCGGCGGCGATGGTGAAATCGACATCGAAGAGAATCTGCCGGTTCTTTTCGTAATGGAAATCGACATGTTCGAAACGCACTTCGGCGCCGACGACCGCCAGCGGCCGGGCATGCGGGGCATCGGCCACTTCGCGGTCCTGTTCGAGCAGGCGGAACAGGCGCTCCATATCGGCCATGCTTTGCTTGATCTCGCGGTAAATCACGCCGAGGAAATTCAGGGGAATGTACAACTGGATCATGAAGGCATTCACCAGCACCAGGTCGCCCAGGCTCATGCTGCCGTCGATCACGCCGCTGGTGGCACGCCACAGGATCAGGGTGACGGCCGCGGCAATGATCAGCGACTGCCCCGTATTCAGAAGCGATAGCGACGTCTGCGACTTGACCGCGGCGTTTTCATAACGCTGGTAGTCCTGGTCGTAGCGGCGGGCTTCCACGTCCTCGTTGCCGAAGTACTTGACCGTTTCATAATTGATGAGGGAATCGATGGCCCGGGTATTGGCTTTCGAATCCAGCTCGTTCATGTTGCGGCGAAAATTCGTCCGCCATTCCGTCACCAGCACGGTGAAGGCGATATAGGTGACCAATGCTGTGGCGGTAATCACGGAAAACCAGATATCGTATTGCACCGCCAGGTAGCCGATCACGAGGCTGATTTCGATCAGGGTCGGCAGGATGGAAAACAGCGTATAGGACACCAGGGAAGATACGCCGCGCGTGCCGCGCTCGATATCGCGCGTCATGCCCCCGGTCTGGCGGTTCAGGTGGAAGCGCAGCGACAGCGAATGCAGGTGACGGAACACTTTCAGGGCGATGGTGCGCACCGCGCGCTGCGTCACCCGGGCAAACACGAATTCACGCAATTCGGTAAACAAGGTCGTGGACAGGCGCAGCAAGCCGTACGCCAGCAACAGGCCAATCGGCATGATCATCAGCGCGCGCGCCTGGTCCACGCCGGGCGTGAGGTGGTCAACCAGTTGCTTCAGCACCAGCGGCACACCGACATTGGCCAGCTTGGCGCCGACCAGGAAAACCAGCGCCAGCATCACCCTTCCCTTGTAGGCCCACAGGTAAGGCACCAGCGTTTTGATGGTGGCCCAATCCCTGCGCTGGTGGCCGGGGGGCATGGTCGGAGCAGGTTCGGAATTGGCGTGGCGTCGCATGGGAAGAAAGAAAATCCGGTCAGAATGGTTTATGCTTGGACAGTTGAAGCAATTTCAGCTCCCATTCTATCAACCCCCTGCCCATGGGGTGTCGCGATGAAAAACGGATGATTTAAAACAACGAAATGCCAAGCGAACACCATACCTCACTGCCCGCCGGGAAAATGCCGGAGCTGCGCGTCATGCCCCGGCCCTCCGACGTCAACATCAATGGCGACATCTTCGGCGGCTGGATCATGGCGCAAGTCGATATTGCCGGCTCGCTGCCGGCCATGCGGCGCGCCAACGGCCGGGTCGCCACCATCGCCGTCAACTCCTTTGTCTTCAAACACCCGGTGTTCATTGGCGACGTGCTGACGTTTTATGCCGACATCGTCAAGGTGGGCAGGACATCGCTGACGGTCAACGTCGAAGTCTATGCCGAGCGCAACCAGATGCAGGCCGAAACCGTCAAGGTGACGGAAGCGACCCTGACGTACGTCGCCACAGATCATGAGCGCAAGCCGCGCCCCGTGCCGGCACTGGATGAACTGAGCACGCCCCAGCCGCACCCCTGAAAAAAAACTGCCTGGCAGGCAGGCGGTTTTGGAGACGTCGGGCGTTGCCCCGGGGACGTGAGCTCAAACTGTTTTTTGTTCGTCGCGCAACTCCCGCCGCAAAATCTTTCCTACATTGGTTTTTGGCAGCGTATCGCGGAACTCGATATATTTCGGCCGCTTGTACCCCGTGAACTGCTGCTTGCAGTATTCCATCAGTTGCTCGACCGTGAGCGATGGATCCTTGCGCACCACGTACAGCTTGACCGCCTCGCCGGAATGCGCATCCGCCACGCCCACACAGGCGCATTCCAGCACGCCCGGATGCTCCGCCACCACGCCCTCGATTTCATTCGGGTACACATTGAACCCGGATACCAGGATCATGTCTTTCTTGCGATCGACAATGCGCACATAACCACGTTCATCCATGACGCCGATATCGCCCGTCTTGAAAAAACCGTCAGGCGTCATGACCTTGGCGGTTTCATCCGGCCGCTTCCAGTATCCCGCCATGACTTGCGGGCCGCGCACGGCGATTTCGCCAGGCTGCCCCAACGGCACGGGCTTGCCATCCTCATCCAGGATGGTCAGTTCCGTGGAAGGCAGGGGCAAGCCGATGGTCCCGGTGAATTCCTTGGCATCGGCCAGGTTGCAGCTGACGACCGGCGAGGTTTCCGACAAGCCGTAACCTTCCGCGATCGGACAGCCCGTCACATTGAACCAGCGGTCCGCGACGGCTTTTTGTACAGCCATGCCGCCGCCCACGCTGATCTTCAGCGTTGAAAAATCAAGCTTGGCAAATTCCGCATTGTTCAGCAAGCCATTGAACAAGGTATTTACTGCCGGGATCATATTGAAGGGATACTTTGCCAGGGTCTTGATAAAGCCTGGAATGTCGCGCGGATTGGCAATCAGGATATTGACCGCACCCACGCGCGTGCCCAACAGGAAACAGCTTGTCAATGCAAAGATATGGTAAAGCGGCAATGCACAGATCATGCTGATTTGCTCCACCTTCGGCGCCTTGTTAAGACCCGGCCCTAGCCAGAGATCGCATTGCAAGGCATTGGCCAGCACGTTGCGATGCAACAGGGTTGCCCCCTTGGAAATACCTGTCGTACCCCCGGTATATTGCAGAAAGGCGATGTCGTCCTGCGTCACGGTCACTGGCCGCCAACTCATGCGCGCCGCATCGGACAATACCTTGCTAAAAGTAACAGCCCCTGGCAAATGATAGGCCGGCACCATTTTCTTGACATGGCGCACCACGAAATTGACCAGTAGGCCCTTCATCCCGCCTAACAACTCGCCCATGCTGGCCACCACGACATGCCTGACCTGGGTTTTGCCAATGACTTGCTGCAGAATATGCGCAAAATTTTCCAGGATGATGATTGCTTCGGCACCCGAGTCGACCAGTTGATGTTCCAGTTCGCGCGGCGTGTACAAAGGATTGACATTGACCACGATGTAACCTGCCCGCAATGCCGCAGCCATCGCCACCGGATATTGCAAGACATTGGGCATCATGATGGCAACGCGCGCGCCTTTCTGCAGCCCCCGGGCTTGCAGCCATGCCCCCATCTTCCTTGACATGGCATCGACTTGCGCATACGTGATCGCCTTGTCCATGCTGACAAAGGCATTACGCTTCGCATACTTCTTGAATGACTCTTCCAGCAAGTGGGCCAGGGAATCATACTGCCCCAGATCGATCTCGGCGGGAATTTCAGGTGGATAGGATTTTAGCCAGAACTTGTCCATGTCAGCGCCCTTGTCTCTCTTATAGGTATCATGCTTGGTGAGGCAATTCCTGAACAAATTGCATTTGTTCAAATATGATCCTATCGGGCGACGCCCTCAGGTGCAAGTGTTTAAGGCAATAACGAATGATTCTCTTGTTCGCAACGGCCTATTGCAATGCAACACATCAATTGTGCACCTGGTTTTCCGCATCGTCGGTCAGTGCGGCCTGCACGGGTGCCACCCCAAGAGCGGCCAGGCGCTGGTGGCGTTGCTGCGGCTCCAATGCAGAAATGCTGCGCACTGCCGCATAAAAATTTCCCAGGTCGGACTCCTGCTGCAGCAGCGTGCGAAAGCCCGGCACCAGGTCATGATAAGTTGCCACCAATGCCAGGTGCGCATTGTTCAGCGGTTCGGCAAA comes from the Janthinobacterium sp. 17J80-10 genome and includes:
- a CDS encoding ABC transporter ATP-binding protein/permease, translated to MRRHANSEPAPTMPPGHQRRDWATIKTLVPYLWAYKGRVMLALVFLVGAKLANVGVPLVLKQLVDHLTPGVDQARALMIMPIGLLLAYGLLRLSTTLFTELREFVFARVTQRAVRTIALKVFRHLHSLSLRFHLNRQTGGMTRDIERGTRGVSSLVSYTLFSILPTLIEISLVIGYLAVQYDIWFSVITATALVTYIAFTVLVTEWRTNFRRNMNELDSKANTRAIDSLINYETVKYFGNEDVEARRYDQDYQRYENAAVKSQTSLSLLNTGQSLIIAAAVTLILWRATSGVIDGSMSLGDLVLVNAFMIQLYIPLNFLGVIYREIKQSMADMERLFRLLEQDREVADAPHARPLAVVGAEVRFEHVDFHYEKNRQILFDVDFTIAAGTTTAVVGHSGSGKSTLSRLLFRFYDVQSGRISIDGQELRDVTQASLRQAIGIVPQDTVLFNDTIEYNIAYGKPGASKEEIIAAARAAAIHDFIVSLPEGYDTMVGERGLKLSGGEKQRVAIARTLLKNPPILIFDEATSALDTKSEQAIQEQLHEIARNRTTLVIAHRLSTIADAAQILVLEHGRIVERGTHASLLAAQGAYAQMWARQQARKAPEADAGEVDTLDATDAVA
- a CDS encoding long-chain-fatty-acid--CoA ligase → MDKFWLKSYPPEIPAEIDLGQYDSLAHLLEESFKKYAKRNAFVSMDKAITYAQVDAMSRKMGAWLQARGLQKGARVAIMMPNVLQYPVAMAAALRAGYIVVNVNPLYTPRELEHQLVDSGAEAIIILENFAHILQQVIGKTQVRHVVVASMGELLGGMKGLLVNFVVRHVKKMVPAYHLPGAVTFSKVLSDAARMSWRPVTVTQDDIAFLQYTGGTTGISKGATLLHRNVLANALQCDLWLGPGLNKAPKVEQISMICALPLYHIFALTSCFLLGTRVGAVNILIANPRDIPGFIKTLAKYPFNMIPAVNTLFNGLLNNAEFAKLDFSTLKISVGGGMAVQKAVADRWFNVTGCPIAEGYGLSETSPVVSCNLADAKEFTGTIGLPLPSTELTILDEDGKPVPLGQPGEIAVRGPQVMAGYWKRPDETAKVMTPDGFFKTGDIGVMDERGYVRIVDRKKDMILVSGFNVYPNEIEGVVAEHPGVLECACVGVADAHSGEAVKLYVVRKDPSLTVEQLMEYCKQQFTGYKRPKYIEFRDTLPKTNVGKILRRELRDEQKTV
- the rplM gene encoding 50S ribosomal protein L13, which translates into the protein MKTFSAKGHEVQRDWFVVDATDKVLGRVASEVALRLRGKHKPEFTPHVDTGDFIVVINAGKLRVTGTKALNKKYYRHSGYPGGIYETNFEKMQARFPGRALEKAVKGMLPKGPLGYAMIKKLKVYAEASHPHAAQQPQALEL
- a CDS encoding acyl-CoA thioesterase produces the protein MPSEHHTSLPAGKMPELRVMPRPSDVNINGDIFGGWIMAQVDIAGSLPAMRRANGRVATIAVNSFVFKHPVFIGDVLTFYADIVKVGRTSLTVNVEVYAERNQMQAETVKVTEATLTYVATDHERKPRPVPALDELSTPQPHP
- a CDS encoding DUF3025 domain-containing protein, whose amino-acid sequence is MAASFLQGIDWRQPWLAPLLPAAQPILAAPDWRAALDNAAREAGLVNHRGLPIHFVPQAELPPGVAYEAFISAEGAVPTRENLHDFFNALVWLTFPTIKKQLNALQAAEIARRSACAGADGSPEGTRGKLRDAATIFDENAALLLCADPDWATALRAHRWRDALLDQRGAVGRSVQIFLFGHAIMEKLVTPYKAITAHTWGVPVQPAFFTLSAPQQRAWIDEAVTRQLQGGFATGDFTPLPVLGVPGWWAGQDEAFYADAQVFRPPRRAA
- the pyrC gene encoding dihydroorotase is translated as MPTPANLPQSITITRPDDWHLHLRDGAVLADVLPHTARQFARAIVMPNLKPPVTTTELAGAYRTRILAALPAGLQFEPLMVLYLTDNTPPDEIRRAKDSGFIHALKLYPAGATTNSDAGVTDLTKCYKTLEVMQEVGLPLLVHGEVTDPAVDVFDREAVFIERVMQPLRRALPELKVVFEHITTRDAAEYVAAADRFVGATITAHHLLYNRNEIFKGGIRPHYYCLPILKREEHRQALVKAATSGNPKFFLGTDSAPHPKGLKEHACGCAGCYTALHALELYAQAFAAAGALDRLEAFASFNGPAFYGLPRNSGSVTLLREDWTLPAELPFGDSSLVPLNAGETMAWKLA
- a CDS encoding Glu/Leu/Phe/Val dehydrogenase, which gives rise to MPASHQIPSYLTQHDIGPWGVYLEQIDRVTPYLGTLAPLVETLKRPKLILAVDVPIRRDDGSIAHFEGYRVQHNTARGPGKGGVRFHQSVTLSEVMALSAWMTVKNAAVNVPYGGAKGGIRVDPKTLSRGELERMTRRYTSEIGIIIGPTKDIPAPDVNTNEQVMAWMMDTYSMNAGNTVSGVVTGKPVSLGGSLGRQAATGRGLYVVACEAATRRGLEIQGARIAIQGFGNVGSVAARLFTEAGAKVVAVQDHAGTVVRESGLDIGALLAHVGECGTVAGFAGADAVQEQDAFWATDCDILVPAALEQQITASNAQAIRASIIVEGANGPTTPAADDILHDKGVLIVPDVIANAGGVTVSYFEWVQDFSSFFWTEDEINQRLTRIMREAFAAVWQLAEDRKVSLRTAAFIVGCSRVLQAHEMRGLYP
- the rpsI gene encoding 30S ribosomal protein S9, yielding MIGNYNYGTGRRKSAVARVFIKAGSGKITVNGKPASEYFSRETGLMVIRQPLELTSNLETFDIMVNVHGGGESGQSGAVRHGITRALIDYDATLKPELSKAGFVTRDAREVERKKVGLRKARRAKQFSKR